The Desulfatibacillum aliphaticivorans DSM 15576 sequence TCAAGGTCATGGTCAGTATATTCGGCCGGGCGACTCCCGTGGAGCTTGACTTTGTCCAGGTTACAAAACTGTAGGAACAAGGAATCGGTAAAATGGCAAAAAAAGTATTAGCGATGGTCAAGTTGCAGGTTCAGGCGGGCAAGGCCAATCCTTCCCCCCCCATCGGACCTGCCCTGGGTCAGCACGGCGTCAATATCATGGAGTTCTGCAAGGCCTTCAATGCAAGGACTGCCGACCAGGAAGGGATGGTGATTCCCGTTGTTTTGACGGTCTATCAGGACCGGTCTTTCTCTTTCATCACCAAGACCCCTCCGGCCTCCGTTCTGATTCTTAAGGCGGCGAAGCTGGCCAAGGGATCTTCCGACCCCAAAAAAATCAAGGTCGGCAAGATCACCAAGGCCCAGGTAGAGGATATCGCCAATCTTAAAATGGTGGACCTCAATGCAAAAGATATGGCAGGCGCCAGCAAGATCATTGCTGGGACCGCCAGAAGCATGGGCATAGAAGTGGTCTAGCCTGATATAAGGAGTCTGGAGTTATGGGCAAGCCTGGAAAAAAATTTTTAGAATCCAAGAAAAAGGTGAACCGGGACCTGAAATACGGCGTCCTGGAGGCCTTGCAAGCCGCCATCGAATCCTCTTACGCCAAGTTTGACGAGACGGTGGATGTGGCGGTTCGTTTGGGCGTCGATCCCCGCCATGCAGATCAGATGGTCCGCGGCACCTGCGTGCTTCCCCACGGAACCGGCAAGGACGTCCGGGTTCTGGTCTTCGCCAAGGGCGAAAAGGAAGCCGAAGCCAAGGAAGCCGGCGCCGACTTTGTGGGCAACGACGATCTGGTGGAGAAAATTCAGGGCGGTTGGCTGGATTTCGATAAGGCCATAGCCACCCCCGATATGATGGGTACGGTTGGTAAAATGGGCCGCATCCTGGGCCCCAGGGGCCTGATGCCCAACGCCAAAACCGGAACCGTGACCTTTGACGTCGCCAAGGCCGTTCAGGAACTGAAGGCCGGTAAAATCGACTTTCGCGTGGAAAGGGCAGGCATCCTCCACGCCCCCATGGGCAAGGTTTCCTTTGGCGCGGAGAAACTGCTGGATAACATCAGCGCTTTTTTCGAGACCGTACAGCGCCTTAAGCCCTCAGCGGCCAAGGGTACGTACATGAAGAGCATTGCTGTCTCCACAACCATGGGCCCGGGCGTGAAAATCGATCCGACCCTGGTTAAAGATATTGTAAAATAGGCGGCCATGCCGTTTCGTGCATGATCACCGCGCCGGAAATCGCCGGCAAGCCGCTTCGGGAGGGGGGTGTTAAAAACGCTCCCCTTCGCGCTATTTTGCGGCGCCGGATGACAATGGGATTTTCGGCGGGTTTTCTCAGGAAATGGACCGCCGTCCGACATAACCACTTGAACCTTATAACCTTCTGTCAAAGACCGCAGGTGCGCCATTGACCATGGCGCTTAATGGAACGGGTATCCGGCCTGCCGAGACAAAGCCCATACAAGCAGCCAGCCCAAAACACGCGCTTGTGCGGTTTTTTACAGAACACTATTGGAAGGAGGTGTGAAAGACCTTTGAGACCGGAAGATAAGAAAAAGGTCGTAGAAGACCTGCATGTGAGAGCGGAAAAGGCCAAACTAGCGATTCTCACGGACTTCAGAGGACTCAACGTCGCCGCAATGAGCGAACTCCGCAAAGGCCTCCGGGCTGCTTCCGCCGAGTATCAGGTCGTCAAGAATACCTTGATGACTCTGGCAATCGAAGGAACGGACCTGGAAGTTTTGAAGGACGAGCTTAAAGGCCCCTGCGCCGTTTGCTTGGCCTATGAAGATCCCGTCGAACCTACAAAAGCTCTCACCGAGTTCGCCAAGAACAACAAAAAGTTTGAAATCAAAATCGGCGTCCTCGATGGTAAACTCGTGAACCTGGACGGGCTGAAAGCCCTGGCCGACCTGCCCCCCCGCGAAGTATTGCTGGGCCAGATCGCCGGGACCCTCAACTCGTTGCCCACCGGCTTGGTGCAGTGCCTGGCCGGCGTCCCCAGGAAGCTGCTTTACGCTCTGCAAGCTGTCAGAGACCAAAAGGAAGCGGCCTAATTCGCTTAAACCTGTTTTGGGAAACCAATTCTTTCCCGGCCGAATGCCGGGACAAGCGCCGAAGCGCTGCTTAGAATATTTAGGAGGATTAATATAATGGCTGACATCACCAAAGAAGATGTATTGGAATTCATTGCAAACATGACCGTTCTGGAACTCTCCGAACTGATCAAGGACATTGAAGAGAAGTTCGGCGTTTCCGCCGCCGCCCCCGTGGCCGCAGTCGCCATGGCCGGCCCCGCCGCCGCTGATGCAGAAGAAGAAAAGACCGAATTCGACGTTATTCTTCTTTCCGCCGGCGACAAGAAGATCCAGGTCATCAAGGAAGTCCGCGCCATCACCGGTTTGGGCCTCAAAGAAGCCAAAGCTCTGGTCGAAGAAGCTCCCAAGGCTGTCAAAGAAGGCATTGCCAAGGAAGACGCCGAAAAGGTCAAAGAGCAACTGGAAGGCGCCGGCGCTCAAGTCGACATCAAGTAGTTTTTGTTTCAAGGCCGGAAGCGGGAACAGGCCAACCTGTTTCCGGCCTTTTTTTTACAAGTGGTTATCGGTATCAGGGCCATTTCCTAAACACTGGAAAAACAACCTGCACTTTCTTAGGGAGAAACCATGGCGGACAGGCCCTTGACGCAACAGCGTTTACGAAAAAGTTTCGGCAAGATTGCCAAGATCGTTGATATTCCCAACCTCATCGAGATGCAGCGCATCTCCTACCAGAGGTTCCTCCAAATGGACGTGCCTCCGGAAAAAAGGGAAACCATCGGGCTTCAAGCAGTATTTCACTCGGTGTTTCCTATCCGGGACTTCTCCGGCACCGCTTCACTGGAATTCGTCTCGTACCGTTTCGGCGAGATAAAATATTCGGTGGAGGACTGTGTGCATCGCGGCATGACCTACGAGGTGCCCATTCGCATCACGGTTCGACTGGTTGTCTTTGACGTAGACAAGGAAAAAGGCATCCAGAACATTCGCGACATCAAGGAACAGGAAATTTATTTCGGCACCATTCCCCTCATGACAGAACAAGGCACCTTTGTCATAAACGGCACGGAGAGGGTTGTGGTCAGCCAGCTTCATCGTTCCTCGGGCGTCTTTTTCGACCATGACAAAGGCAAGAGCCACGCCAGCGGCAAGGTCATATACACCGCCAGGATCATTCCTGTGCGCGGCTCCTGGATCGACATGGAAATCGATCCCAAGGATGTCTTGTACATCCGCATCGACCGGCGCAGAAAGTTCCCTGCGACGTTGCTTTTCAAGGCCTTCGGGTACAGCACCGAAGACCTTTTGAACTATTTCTACCAGACGGAAAAGTTGACGTTAACCCCCAAGACCCTGTTCAAGGAATTCGATGCGAAAACCTTGCGGGGCCAACGGGCCAGCATCACCGTTAAAATGCCGGATTCCGACGAAGTCATCGTGAAGAAGGGGCGTCTGTTCACCCAGCGGGCCGTGAAGACCATGGCTCAGGCCGGGATCGAAAAGGTGGCTATTCTTCAGGAGGACCTGGAGGATAAGGTGCTCGCCAGAAGGGTTTTGGATCCCAAGACCGGCGAAGTGCTTTATCCGGCGAACCACGAAATTGACGAAGCCACCCTGGAAGCCATGCGCGACGCCGGGGTTCAGAAATTCGAGATCCTGTACAGCGCCCCCGGCACGGGCGGCGATTCGGTTCGCAAGGCCCTGCTGCTGGACAAGGTGGAATCCCGGGAAGAGGCTCTGGTGGAAATCTACCGCCGCCTGCGTCCCAGCAATCCCTCCACGGTGGAGGTCGCCAAGGATTTCATCGATCAGTTGTTTTTCAGGCCGTCCCACTACGATCTGTCTGCGGTGGGCCGCATGAAGCTTAACATGCGCCTGGGCCTGGACACCCCCGTGGAAGTGAAGACGCTTCGCCGGGAGGACATCCTTCTCACCGCCAAGACCTTGGTGGACTTGAAGGACAGCCAGGGCGCCGTGGACGACATTGACCACCTGGGCAACCGCCGCGTCAGAGCCGTGGGCGAATTGCTGGAAAACCAGTATCGCATCGGCTTGGTGCGTATGGAAAGGGCTATCAAGGAGCGCATGAGCCTCCAGGAAATCGACGCCCTGATGCCCAACGACCTGATCAATCCCAAACCGGTCTCGGCCGTGGTCAAGGAATTCTTCGGCACCAGCCAGCTTTCCCAGTTCATGGATCAGACCAACCCCTTGTCGGAAGTCACTCACAAGAGACGGCTTTCGGCCCTGGGACCCGGCGGCCTCACCCGCGAACGCGCGGGCTTTGAAGTGCGCGACGTACACCCGTCCCATTACGGCAGAATCTGCCCCATTGAGACCCCTGAAGGCCCCAACATCGGGTTGATCGTCTCCCTTTCCACTTACGCCCGGGTCAATGAATTCGGCTTTGTGGAAACCCCCTACCGGGTGGTGACGGAAGGCCAGGCGACCAAGGAAATCAAATATCTTTCGGCCATGGAGGAAAAGGACCTGCCCATTGCGCAGGCCAACGCCCCTCTGGACGAAGAAGGGTTTTTCATCAACCCCACCGTGTCCTCGCGCGTGGAAGGCGAACTGACCATCGTGAAGAAGGAAGACGTCAAGCTCATGGACATTTCGCCCAACCAGCTTGTGTCCGTGTCTTCTTCCATGATTCCCTTCCTGGAAAACGACGACGCCAACCGCGCTCTCATGGGCTCCAACATGCAGCGCCAGGCGGTTCCTTTGCTGGCTACGGAAGCGCCGCTCATCGGCACGGGCCTGGAACGGGTCGTGGCCCGGGACTCCGGCGTCACCCTGGTGGCCAAACGCGACGGCAAGGTCGTGGCCGTGGACGCCTCCCGCATCGTCCTGCAGCATGAGGACGAACGGAAGGACAGGATGGATAAGCAGGTCACCATTTATAACCTGTCCAAGTTCACCCGGTCCAACCAGAACACCTGCTTCAACCAGAGGCCCATTGTCAAGCTGGGCCAGGAAGTAAAGGCGGGGGACATCATTGCGGACGGCCCCGCCACGGAAAACGGCGAACTGGCCCTGGGCCGCAACGTCACCGTGGCCTTTCTTCCCTGGGGCGGGTACAACTTTGAGGACTCCATTCTGGTCTCCGAGCGCCTTGTGCGCGACGGCGTGTTCACCAGCGTGCATATCGAGGAATTCGAAGTGGTTTCCCGGGACACCAAACTGGGTAAAGAGGAAATCACCCGGGATATTCCCAACGTGGGCGAGGAAGCCCTCAAAAACCTGGACGACTCGGGCATTGTCCGCCTTGGCGCGGAAGTCAGGCCCGGCGACATCCTGGTGGGAAAAATCACTCCCAAGGGCGAAACCCAGTTGTCGCCCGAGGAAAAACTTCTGCGCGCCATTTTCGGTGAAAAGGCCGGCGACGTCAAAGACACCTCCCTCAGGGTTCCCCCCGGAGTGGAAGGCGTTGTGGTGGACGCCAAGGTCTTCGCCCGCAGGGGCGTTGAAAAAGACGACCGCACCCGTTTGATCGAAGACGAGGAAATCGCGGCCCTGGAAAAAGACAGGGACGACGAACTCAAGATCATGGAGGATACGGTCCGTTCCAAGCTCATAACCATAGTTCTGGGCCAGGAAGCCACGGCGCCTGTTAAAAAAGGCAAGGCGGTCCTGATTCCCAAGGGTCAGCCCATCACGGCTGAAATGCTGGAAGACTGCCCCTTGGCGCCTTTGGAAGCCCTCGTCCTCAAGGACGAAGATCATTCCGAAAGGGTCCACGAACTGCTTGAAATATATAGGGAGCAACGCGAAAGCGTGCAGATGTCTTTTGAAGAGCAGGTGAACCGCTACCAAAAGGGCGACGACCTGCCTCCGGGCGTCATCAAAATGGTCAAGATTTACGTGGCCATGAAGCGCAGGCTTTCCGTGGGCGACAAAATGGCGGGCCGCCACGGCAACAAGGGCGTCGTGTCCTGCATTTTGCCCCAGGAAGATCTTCCCTACTTTGAAAACGGCACCCCGGTGGACATGGTTCTCAATCCCCTGGGCGTTCCCTCGCGTATGAACGTGGGCCAGATTCTGGAAATTCATCTGGGCCGTGCGGCCAAAAGCCTGGGCGACCAGATCGAGGCCCTGTTGGAAGAACAGAAGCTCGACGGCCTTCGTCAGAAGATGCAGGAGATTTTCTCCTCGGATGCGGACGAAGTCGCGGGCCTGACTGAACAAGAACTGCTGGAGGTGGCCGGCCAGTATAAAAAGGGAGTGCACATGGCGACGCCTGTTTTTGACGGCGCCAAGGAAGACGAGATCACGGATCTCCTTTCCAGCGCGGGCGTGTCTCCCTCTGGCCAGGCGGTGCTGTACGACGGCCGCACCGGTGAGCGCTTTAAGGGCGAGATCACGGTGGGCACCATGTACATGCTCAAACTCCACCACTTGGTTGACGATAAAATCCATGCCCGTTCCATTGGGCCTTATTCTCTGGTAACGCAGCAGCCTCTGGGCGGCAAGGCCCAATTCGGCGGCCAGAGACTGGGTGAAATGGAAGTCTGGGCCATGGAGGCATATGGAGCGGCGTACGCCCTCCAAGAGTTCCTGACCGTCAAGAGCGACGATATGGTCGGACGCACCCGGATGTACGAGAAGATCGTCAAGGGGCAGAACGTCCTGGAGCCGGGCATGCCCGAGTCCTTCAACGTTCTGGTCAAGGAGCTGCAGAGTCTGGGTCTGGAAATGAGCCTGATTGAAGAGGCCAAATAATACGGGCCGAGGCGTTTTCTCAAACCTTCTACTATCGATGGTTTGGAGGTGTTGAATTTGGAAACTATTTACGACTTTTTCGCAAAACCCATGGATCCCAGGAAGTACGGGGCTGTCGCCATCGCCCTGGCTTCCCCCGATCGCATTATGGAATGGTCCCACGGCGAAATAAAAAAGCCGGAAACCATTAACTACAGGACGTTCAAGCCTGAGAGGGACGGGCTTTTCTGCGCCAAGATCTTCGGGCCGACCAAGGACTATGAGTGCAACTGCGGCAAGTACAAGCGCATGAAGCACAGGGGGGTGATCTGCGAGAAATGCGGGGTTGAAGTCATTCAATCCAAGGTCCGGCGCGAGCGCATGGGCCACATCCAACTGGCCACTCCGGTGGCGCACATCTGGTTTTTAAAAAGCCTGCCCAGCAAGCTGGGCAACATCCTGGACCTGACCCTGAAGAATCTGGAGAAGGTCCTGTACTTTGATTCCTATATTGTAACGAACCCGGGAGACACGACCCTGGAAAAGGGCCAGCTCCTGTCTGAAGACAAATATATAGAAGCCAGGGAGCTCCACGGCTACGGCTTTGAAGCGCAAATGGGTGCGGAAGCGGTCCAGGAACTGCTCAAAGATTTTGACGTGGAGAAGATTTACAAGGAACTGCGCGAGGAAATCGCCACCACGGGCTCCGAAGCCAGAAGAAAGAAGCTGGCCAAGCGTTTGAAGGTGGTGGATGCGTTCAGGAATTCGGGCATCAATCCTTCCTGGATGATCATGAACGTCATTCCCGTGCTGCCTCCGGATCTCAGGCCCCTGGTCCCCCTGGAAGGCGGACGTTTCGCCACTTCGGACCTGAACGACCTGTATCGCCGGGTCATCAACAGGAACAACCGCCTTCAGAGGCTTATGGACCTGCGTGCGCCCGACATCATCGTGCGCAATGAAAAACGCATGCTCCAGGAAGCCGTGGACGTGCTGTTTGACAACGGCCGTCAGGGCAAGGTGGTCACGGGAACCAACAAGAGGCCCCTCAAATCCCTTTCCGATACATTGAAAGGCAAGCAGGGCCGGTTCCGCCAGAACCTCCTGGGAAAACGCGTGGACTACTCCGGCCGTACGGTCATCACCATCGGCCCCAACCTGCGCCTCCACCAGTGCGGCCTTCCCAAAAAGATGGCCCTGGAGCTTTTCAAGCCCTTTGTCTACCATCGCCTGGAGGAAAAAGGCCTGGTATCCACGGTGAAGAGCGCCAAGAAAATGGTGGAGCGGGAAGGACCGGACGTCTGGGACACCCTGGACGAGGTGGTTAAGGAATATCCCGTGATGCTCAACCGCGCTCCCACGCTGCACCGCTTGGGCATCCAGGCTTTTGAGCCCACCCTGATTGAAGGCAAGGCCATTCAGCTTCACCCCCTGGTCTGCACCGCATTCAACGCCGACTTTGACGGCGACCAGATGGCGGTGCACGTGCCTCTTTCCATGGAGGCCCAAATTGAAGCCCGGTCCCTGATGCTGTCTTCCAACAATATTTTGTCCCCGGCCAACGGCGCGCCTATTATCGTGCCCACCCAGGACATCGTGTTGGGAATCTATTATATGACCCGGGACGCCGGGGAGAGCAGGGGCGACGGCGCCGCCTTCGGCAATCCCGAAGAAGTCCGCGTCGCCTACGACTCCGGCCAGGTGGATCTGCACGCCAAGATCAAGGTCCGCATGGAAAAGGGCAAGGACATGGTGGATACCACCGTGGGCCGCGTCCTCCTTTGGGAGGTCATTCCCAAGGCCACTCTCATGGTCCTGCGCCACATTGTGGTGAACTCCGCCGACAAGGCCGCCCAGGTGGAAAAAGCCCTGGCCGACGCCAAGACGGACAAGGACTTCAAAGAGCTGGTCAGAAAGCACTCGGAAGGCCGCGACAAGTTGTATGACGGCAACCTGGGTCTTTTGAAGCACGACGAAGTCAAGAGCGTATTCCGGCTGAGCGGGAAAGACGTGGAAAAACTGACGGCCGCGGAGCCCGGCGACATGATCGGCCCCCTGACCGAGAAGAACAAGTACCATTTCTTCCATATAATCACCAAGCGGGATGAGCCCGGCTTCTCCGTCGTTAACAGGGTCATGAACAAGGGCGCATTGCGCGGCGTTGTGGACCATGTATACCGCGCCATGGGCGCCAAGACCACGGTTATTCTCTCCGACCGTTTGAAGGACCTGGGATACAGGTTCTCCACGGAAGGCGGTTTGTCCATCTGCATTGGCGACATGAAGATTCCCGCCACCAAGTGGCAGATTCTTGAAACGGCCAGAAACCAGGTGGAAGAGATCGAGGTGCAATATTCCGAAGGTCTCATCACCCAGGGCGAGAAATACAACAAGGTGGTGGACATCTGGGCCAAGGCTACGGAAGACGTGGCCAACGAAATGATGGACTCCATGAAGGCCTCAACCGACGAAGGCGAGCTTGGGCGCACCAAGGGCCCCGGCTCCAACGCTATTTTCATGATGGCCGACTCCGGCGCCCGCGGCTCCCGCGACCAGATGAGGCAGTTGGCCGGCATGCGCGGACTGATGGCCAAGCCTTCGGGCGAAATCATCGAAACGCCCATTACGGCGTGTTTCCGTGAAGGCCTGTCCGTGCTGCAGTACTTCATCTCAACGCACGGCGCCCGCAAGGGTCTGGCGGATACGGCTCTTAAGACGGCCAACTCCGGTTACCTGACCCGCCGCCTTGTGGACGTTTCCCAGGACTGCGTGATTTCCGAAATCGACTGCGGCACCATGGGCGGCGTGGAAGTGGAGCCCCTCATGGAAGGCGGCGAAGTCATCCAGCGTTTGGGGGACAGAATCCTGGGCCGTACGGCCACGGAAGACATCTTGGACCCCAATCCCGAGCCGGACGTTGATCCTTTGATCGTGGCAGCCGGGGACGAAATCGATGAAGCCGCCGTGGATCGCATTGAAAACTCGGGCATCGCCAAGGTCCGGATTCGTTCGGCCCTGACCTGCAAGTCCACTTACGGCATTTGCGCCACCTGCTACGGCCGCGATCTGGCCCACGGCAAGAAAGTGGAAATCGGCCAGGCCGTCGGCATCCTGGCCGCCCAGAGCATCGGCGAGCCCGGCACCCAGTTGACAATGCGTACATTCCATATCGGCGGTACGGCCAGCCGGCGCGTTGAGCAGGCGGACATCCGGGCGCGCGTAGGCGGCACGATTCGCTACGTGGAGCTGAACGTGGTTGAAAACGCCCAGGGCGAGTACATTGTCATGGACCGTAAGGGCGGCGAGTTCATCATCGAAGATGAAAACGGCCGCGAGCGTGAACGGTGCCCGGTCATCTACGGCGCCCGCATCAAGTGCCGGGACGGCGCAGAGGTTCAGGCGGGCGAACTGCTGGCTCTGTGGGATCCTTTTACCACGCCCATTCTTACGGAAGTGGAAGGCGTGGTGAAGTTCGCCGACATTGTGGCGGGCAAGACCATGCAGGAAAAGGTGGATGCCGTCACCGGCAAGGCGAGCCGCGTCATCACGGAATACAAGGACGCAGACACCCGGCCCAGGATCACCATCCGGACGGAAGAAGGCAAGGCCGCCACCCTGCCCAGGTCCGGCGCTCCGGCCAGGTATCCCTTGCCTGTGGAAGCCATTCTCCTGGTGGAGGAGGGCGTTCCGGTGAAGGCCGGCGACGTTATCGCCAAGCTGCCCCGCGCCACCACCAAGACCAAGGACATCACAGGCGGTCTGCCCAGGGTCGCGGAGCTTTTTGAAGTCCGCAAACCCAAGGAAGTGGCTGTTCTGTCGGAAATTGACGGATACGTTTCCATCTCCAAGGGAACCAAGGGCAAGCAAAAGGTTACCGTCACCCCCACGGTGGGCGAGAAAAAGGAATACCTCATCGCCAGGGGCAAGCATATCAGCGTGTACGACGGCGATTATCTCAGGGCGGGCGACCCCCTCATGGGCGGATCCGCCAACCCTCAGGACATTCTGAGCATCAAGGGCGAGGTCGCCCTGGCCAGATACCTGGTGGACGAGGTCCAGGAAGTGTACCGCCTCCAGGGCGTTCGCATCAACGACAAGCACATTGAAGTCATCGTGCGCCAGATGATGCGTTGCGTGAAGGTCCGCAGCTCCGGAGATACGGAATTCATCTTTGACGAAAGGGTGGACCGCGGCCGGTATCAGCGGGAAAACCAGGTCGTCATCGCCAACGGCGGACAGCCCGCCGTAGCCGAGCCTTTGATTCTGGGAATCACCAAGGCCTCCCTGAGCACGGAAAGCTTCATTTCCGCGGCTTCTTTCCAGGAAACCACCAAGGTCCTGACCGAAGCAGCCATTGCAGGCGCTCACGACTCTCTGCGCGGATTGAAGGAAAACGTGATCATGGGGCGGATCATCCCCGCCGGCACAGGGCTTTTAAAGTACGCTGAGATAGACATCGGACTGGAACAGGAAGAAATGGAAGACGAGACTTCCGCGGCAGCCAGGGACCTGTTGGAGCTGGAAGCGGCGGCGGCGGAGATCGCGGATCTTTCCTAAAGAGGCCGGGCTGGAAAAAAAATAACGGACTTGGAACAAAAAATCTTGACAAGGCTCGGAATCTTGGTTAAAAGTCTGGATTTCCTGAGCCCAACTTCTTCAGGGTTTTTTATGGGAACGATTGGGCAAAGGATTTTTATTTTTAAAAACTGAAGGAAACGTTATGCCTACGATAAATCAGTTAGTGAGACACGGCAGAAAGCGCTCTGTCAAAAAGACAAATACGCCGGCTCTGAAAGCCTCCCCCCAAAAACGGGGAGTTTGCACCCGCGTGTACACCACCACGCCTAAAAAACCTAACTCGGCGCTTCGTAAGGTCGCTCGCGTCAGGTTGACTACGGGCATGGAAGTCACCGCATACATCCCCGGCGTGGGACATAATTTGCAGGAGCACTCCGTGGTGTTGGTGCGGGGCGGTCGCGTCAAGGACCTTCCAGGCGTTCGCTACCATATCGTACGCGGCACCTTGGATTCCATCGGCGTGCAGGACAGGAAACAGGGCCGGTCTCATTACGGGGCCAAAAAGCCTAAATAACGCGCATATAGCGAAAGAAGCAGGAGCTAGGATATGCCCAGGAGGCGAGAAGTACCAAAACGGGAAGTCCTTCCGGATTCACGGTATAACAGTGAACTGGTGGCGAAGTTCGTCAACGTTATTATGCGTGACGGCAAAAAGAGCGTGGCTGAAGGCATTCTCTACGATGCATTTGACATCATGGAGGAGCGCACCAAGGAAGCTCCGCTGGAGATCTTTGAAAAAGCCATTAACAACATTAAGCCTGTGATTGAAGTCAAGTCCAGGCGGGTCGGCGGCTCTACCTATCAGATTCCCATGGAAGTGCGGGCCAATAGAAGAACCGCTCTGGCCATGAAGTGGATCATGACTTACTCACGCAGCCGCTCTGAAAAGAAAATGTCCGCCAAGCTGGCGGGGGAATTGCTGGACGCCTACAACAATCGCGGCGCTTCCATCAAGAAAAAAGAAGACACCCATAGAATGGCCGAAGCCAACAAGGCTTTCGCTCATTACAGGTGGTAGAAAAATATTAAAATTCTGAGGGCGCTGGAAGTCTTTCTGTGTTGAAACGGGAATAACCCAGCTCACAAGCAAGTCTAGGCCAGTGCCCAATGATTCTGACTGGGAGGAAGGGATCATGGCCAAAGCGAAGTACGAACGCACCAAGCCCCACGTAAACGTGGGCACCATCGGGCACATCGACCACGGTAAGACCACTCTGACTGCGGCGATCACCAAGACATTGGGACAAAAGGGACAAGCCAACTTCATTCCTTTTGATCAGATCGACAAAGCCCCCGAAGAAAAAGCCAGAGGCATAACAATCGCCACGGCCCACGTGGAATACGAGACGGACAACCGTCACTACGCCCACGTTGACTGCCCCGGCCATGCTGACTATATCAAGAACATGATCACCGGCGCCGCCCAGATGGACGGAGCGATTCTGGTGGTCGGCGCCGACGACGGCCCCATGCCCCAGACCCGTGAGCACATCCTGCTCGCCCGTCAGGTCGGCGTGCCCCGCATCGTGGTGTTTTTGAACAAATGCGACATGGTGGACGACGAAGAGTTGATCGAACTGGTTGAACTGGAACTGCGCGAGCTTCTCGACAAGTACGAGTTCCCCGGAGACGATACGCCCATCATCCGCGGCTCCGCCCTGAAGGCTCTGGAAGCCGACTCTTA is a genomic window containing:
- the rplK gene encoding 50S ribosomal protein L11, with protein sequence MAKKVLAMVKLQVQAGKANPSPPIGPALGQHGVNIMEFCKAFNARTADQEGMVIPVVLTVYQDRSFSFITKTPPASVLILKAAKLAKGSSDPKKIKVGKITKAQVEDIANLKMVDLNAKDMAGASKIIAGTARSMGIEVV
- the rplA gene encoding 50S ribosomal protein L1 → MGKPGKKFLESKKKVNRDLKYGVLEALQAAIESSYAKFDETVDVAVRLGVDPRHADQMVRGTCVLPHGTGKDVRVLVFAKGEKEAEAKEAGADFVGNDDLVEKIQGGWLDFDKAIATPDMMGTVGKMGRILGPRGLMPNAKTGTVTFDVAKAVQELKAGKIDFRVERAGILHAPMGKVSFGAEKLLDNISAFFETVQRLKPSAAKGTYMKSIAVSTTMGPGVKIDPTLVKDIVK
- the rplJ gene encoding 50S ribosomal protein L10; amino-acid sequence: MRPEDKKKVVEDLHVRAEKAKLAILTDFRGLNVAAMSELRKGLRAASAEYQVVKNTLMTLAIEGTDLEVLKDELKGPCAVCLAYEDPVEPTKALTEFAKNNKKFEIKIGVLDGKLVNLDGLKALADLPPREVLLGQIAGTLNSLPTGLVQCLAGVPRKLLYALQAVRDQKEAA
- the rplL gene encoding 50S ribosomal protein L7/L12, giving the protein MADITKEDVLEFIANMTVLELSELIKDIEEKFGVSAAAPVAAVAMAGPAAADAEEEKTEFDVILLSAGDKKIQVIKEVRAITGLGLKEAKALVEEAPKAVKEGIAKEDAEKVKEQLEGAGAQVDIK
- the rpoB gene encoding DNA-directed RNA polymerase subunit beta; translated protein: MADRPLTQQRLRKSFGKIAKIVDIPNLIEMQRISYQRFLQMDVPPEKRETIGLQAVFHSVFPIRDFSGTASLEFVSYRFGEIKYSVEDCVHRGMTYEVPIRITVRLVVFDVDKEKGIQNIRDIKEQEIYFGTIPLMTEQGTFVINGTERVVVSQLHRSSGVFFDHDKGKSHASGKVIYTARIIPVRGSWIDMEIDPKDVLYIRIDRRRKFPATLLFKAFGYSTEDLLNYFYQTEKLTLTPKTLFKEFDAKTLRGQRASITVKMPDSDEVIVKKGRLFTQRAVKTMAQAGIEKVAILQEDLEDKVLARRVLDPKTGEVLYPANHEIDEATLEAMRDAGVQKFEILYSAPGTGGDSVRKALLLDKVESREEALVEIYRRLRPSNPSTVEVAKDFIDQLFFRPSHYDLSAVGRMKLNMRLGLDTPVEVKTLRREDILLTAKTLVDLKDSQGAVDDIDHLGNRRVRAVGELLENQYRIGLVRMERAIKERMSLQEIDALMPNDLINPKPVSAVVKEFFGTSQLSQFMDQTNPLSEVTHKRRLSALGPGGLTRERAGFEVRDVHPSHYGRICPIETPEGPNIGLIVSLSTYARVNEFGFVETPYRVVTEGQATKEIKYLSAMEEKDLPIAQANAPLDEEGFFINPTVSSRVEGELTIVKKEDVKLMDISPNQLVSVSSSMIPFLENDDANRALMGSNMQRQAVPLLATEAPLIGTGLERVVARDSGVTLVAKRDGKVVAVDASRIVLQHEDERKDRMDKQVTIYNLSKFTRSNQNTCFNQRPIVKLGQEVKAGDIIADGPATENGELALGRNVTVAFLPWGGYNFEDSILVSERLVRDGVFTSVHIEEFEVVSRDTKLGKEEITRDIPNVGEEALKNLDDSGIVRLGAEVRPGDILVGKITPKGETQLSPEEKLLRAIFGEKAGDVKDTSLRVPPGVEGVVVDAKVFARRGVEKDDRTRLIEDEEIAALEKDRDDELKIMEDTVRSKLITIVLGQEATAPVKKGKAVLIPKGQPITAEMLEDCPLAPLEALVLKDEDHSERVHELLEIYREQRESVQMSFEEQVNRYQKGDDLPPGVIKMVKIYVAMKRRLSVGDKMAGRHGNKGVVSCILPQEDLPYFENGTPVDMVLNPLGVPSRMNVGQILEIHLGRAAKSLGDQIEALLEEQKLDGLRQKMQEIFSSDADEVAGLTEQELLEVAGQYKKGVHMATPVFDGAKEDEITDLLSSAGVSPSGQAVLYDGRTGERFKGEITVGTMYMLKLHHLVDDKIHARSIGPYSLVTQQPLGGKAQFGGQRLGEMEVWAMEAYGAAYALQEFLTVKSDDMVGRTRMYEKIVKGQNVLEPGMPESFNVLVKELQSLGLEMSLIEEAK